GACTGAGTGTTTCCTGCGTGATACCAAGGTAGGAAGCTATATGTTTGAGCGGTACACGCTGTATGATTTGAGGAAATGTTTTCAGCAGGATCACATAGCGTTCCTGTGCTGTTTTGAAGCGCTGGTCAATGACGTTTTGCTGTAAGCTAATAAGTCCGTTCGTGAGCAGGATGCTATTCAGTTTTTGCATGTCGTGGTGCTTGTCACAAAGCCAGTTGATTTGCTCACGGGTTAGTACCAGCATGTCAGATGCTTCAAGTGTTTCAATGCATTGAGCACTGGCTTGGCCACCAAAAAAGCTTAACAGCGAGCACATGAACATGTTCTCAAACATAAACCAGTCAGTATATTCCTTTCCCTGGTGAAAGTAAAAGGCTCGTGTGGCGCCCTTGAAAATAAAGTACATTTTTGAAGAAAGGGCACCCTCCTGTACTATGGTAGCATTTTTGGGAAAATGGGCTTCTGCCAGACATTGATCTATATCTGCTATTGTTTCCTGGCTAAGTGTAGTAATAGATGACAAAGCATTAAAAAACTGTTGCCGCATGCCATGAATGTTTAAGAAAAGAGCCGACAATAGTATGTCAGCTCTTTATTGATTAAGTACAGTGAATGTTTATTAAATCACTATTAATTCATAAAACTTCTCGGGATGCAAATACTTGTTCGCCAGCTCTTGCAACTCCTGTGCACTCACGGTGCGGATGGTGTTGAGCTGGTTATAGAAGTATTGCTCATCCAGGCCGTTAAGAATGATATTCTTCCAGCGGTTTAAGATCTGGAAAGGACCATCCAGATCGC
This genomic interval from Flavisolibacter tropicus contains the following:
- a CDS encoding Crp/Fnr family transcriptional regulator, whose translation is MRQQFFNALSSITTLSQETIADIDQCLAEAHFPKNATIVQEGALSSKMYFIFKGATRAFYFHQGKEYTDWFMFENMFMCSLLSFFGGQASAQCIETLEASDMLVLTREQINWLCDKHHDMQKLNSILLTNGLISLQQNVIDQRFKTAQERYVILLKTFPQIIQRVPLKHIASYLGITQETLSRIRAVAII